The Rana temporaria chromosome 4, aRanTem1.1, whole genome shotgun sequence genome contains a region encoding:
- the LOC120937745 gene encoding probable serine/threonine-protein kinase DDB_G0277449 — protein sequence MATGEEAELAKCRKSLYPKNIDPDLRDVIEKLLKKNPKVRGTAVKRLREHPFFKTIEWKKLEEGKVTPPLWMPECPEKDTNEQIGVKELIYYRGKNEKKIANSKQRLFDGFSFMSRKWKKDAEQEMKE from the exons ATGGCCACAGGAGAAGAAGCAGAATTAGCCAAATGCAGGAAATCACTCTATCCAAAGAACATTGACCCTGACCTTCGAGATGTCATTGAGAAA CTTCTTAAAAAGAATCCAAAAGTTCGCGGGACAGCAGTAAAAAGACTGCGAGAACACCCCTTCTTCAAAACAATTGAGTGGAAGAAGCTGGAGGAAGGAAAGGTTACCCCACCATTGTGGATGCCAGAG TGCCcagaaaaagacacaaatgaGCAAATAGGAGTAAAGGAACTGATTTACTACAGAGGAAAGAACGAGAAGAAAATTGCAAATTCGAAACAGAGATTGTTTGATGGCTTCAGCTTCATGAGCAGGAAatggaaaaaagatgctgaacagGAAATGAAAGAATGA